A window from Montipora capricornis isolate CH-2021 chromosome 7, ASM3666992v2, whole genome shotgun sequence encodes these proteins:
- the LOC138056419 gene encoding uncharacterized protein, giving the protein MAQDELLTLSTCILIDEFEAALKHMEDYKAALNHTFHSALPLHDFCKLFVIPLPGDWPTWYYTKKVIAQLPETTSQEHPYLSLIPEQGPFHVCLNINEDVIKSHHIFFARLYKEVFGSDFPLKPKPFRTSLIITGTLCGWLLIRHKVLAKFKFCKDIEFLYLVNLLEEILPLVFFQYDSIFCSGNLELYINVMIRLAIIFIIWERHHYDRSTLSMLSDLCHQKINFPAYYNFKERWLSIITEKKVEIWHSLLRNHISTHYSGDEIHDTAISLAASDTARKFHSSFVRPYTRGQSEKNMKLVAVW; this is encoded by the coding sequence ATGGCACAAGATGAACTTCTTACCCTGAGCACTTGCATTTTAATAGATGAATTTGAGGCAGCCCTGAAACACATGGAGGATTACAAGGCCGCACTTAACCATACATTCCATTCTGCTCTTCCCCTTCATGATTTCTGTAAATTATTTGTTATTCCACTGCCTGGAGATTGGCCAACCTGGTATTACACCAAAAAAGTAATTGCTCAGCTACCAGAAACAACTTCCCAAGAACACCCTTATTTGTCCCTTATTCCAGAACAAGGACCTTTTCATGTCTGCttaaatataaatgaagacGTCATCAAAAGCCACCACAtattttttgcaaggctttataaggaggtttttggcagtgacttCCCACTTAAACCAAAACCCTTTCGAACAAGCCTCATTATTACAGGAACCTTGTGTGGATGGTTGTTAATCAGACATAAAGTCTTGGCAAAATTCAAGTTCTGCAAAGATATTGAATTTCTGTACCTGGTTAATTTACTTGAAGAAATTTTGCCACTGGTCTTTTTTCAATATGACAGCATCTTTTGCTCTGGTAATCTGGAACTGTACATAAATGTCATGATTCGCCTAGCCATCATTTTCATTATCTGGGAGCGACATCATTATgacagatctactttatccatgTTAAGTGACCTGTGTCACCAAAAGATCAACTTTCCCGCCTACTATAACTTTAAAGAGCGATGGCTATcaataataacagaaaagaaGGTTGAAATCTGGCATTCATTGTTAcgaaatcacatttcaacacattacAGTGGTGATGAGATACATGACACAGCAATTTCTCTGGCTGCTTCGGACACTGCTAGGAAATTTCATTCTTCATTTGTGAGGCCATACACCAGAGgtcaatctgaaaaaaacatgaaacttgtgGCAGTCTGGTAA